A part of Syngnathus acus chromosome 20, fSynAcu1.2, whole genome shotgun sequence genomic DNA contains:
- the LOC119139640 gene encoding otospiralin-like: MKTLLCLTVLLCVFVFHLSEARVIPEGVPYDEPPAVPYWPYSTSDFWNYVEYFKSIGAYNHINEMARAFFAHQHLGNTLGYDSPTGHEH, encoded by the exons ATGAAGACTTTGCTTTGCCTCACTGTTTTactttgtgtctttgttttccaCCTCAGCG AGGCCAGGGTCATCCCTGAGGGAG TGCCGTACGATGAACCACCCGCCGTCCCCTACTGGCCGTACTCCACCTCGGACTTCTGGAACTATGTAGAGTACTTCAAGTCCATCGGGGCCTACAACCACATCAACGAGATGGCCCGGGCCTTCTTTGCCCACCAGCACCTGGGGAACACGCTGGGCTACGACAGCCCCACCGGACACGAGCACTGA
- the lama1 gene encoding laminin subunit alpha-1 yields MKSHWDAAQSPQQHILEAGPAGAHSTLTLTQVGVTFPMNLLVLMLLMQQTASQQRGLFPAILNLATNAKISSNATCGEPRAEVYCKLVEHVPGRLIKNPHCPKCDGNSLLLGERHPITNAIDGTNRWWQSPSIKNGRQFHWVTITLDLKQVFQVAYIIIKAANSPRPGNWILERSVDGVTFEPWQFYAISDSECLSRYNVAPRLGAPTYKGDTEVICTSYYSRLEPLEHGEIHTSLINSRPGADDLTSELLNFTSARFIRLRFQRIRTLNADLMTLSVHDPRDIDPIVTRRYYYSIKDISVGGMCICYGHARSCPLDPVTKKLQCVCEHNTCGVSCDHCCPGYHQQPWQPGTISVGNTCEKCNCHNKASDCVYNQTVADLGLSVDMGGVRRGGGVCVECRQNTAGVNCETCAERYYRPERVSPYSEWPCLECDCDPRGARSSICTRDGASAGQCACKEGFAGRRCDHCAFGFRDFPLCARCECNPAGSVNGDPCDDDCVCKANVAGLHCDLCKSGFYNLQAANPLGCTDCFCFGVSDVCESSTWMAAQVVSAAAWLHPSSSVHTNLTHQLPASGDLSSSHGQTQELRWEAPDSFLGNKLSSYGGLLNYSVAYGGSLDNNFVPASTNVIVQGNGRALRLSSPRVLVLSPSAKRSVAVRVLPNRFVDQQSGDPVSRDDLLSVLAEVTSLRVRVHLNASAGGDVRLVSASLDVADSLSVSGVRAVAVETCECPWGYNGTSCESCLPGFYRVAGVLFGGNCMPCECNDHASDCDVAGVCLGCRHHTTGPHCDQCLPGFYGDATEGTADDCRRCACPLTEASNSFSLTCSLDTSGLVKCDQCQEGYTGSTCHKCSDGFYGNPQVVGGSCVRCQCNDNVDTEEAGHCDAVNGECLRCHNNTAGRHCEICADGFYGDAVHRKNCQECACHVVGSLSSVCDVASGQCQCRDNATGRACDRCQPGFFAPQDGQGCLACGCDPRGSLEESCDADGRCRCVLGVDGDKCDRCSRGYFDFRANGCRACKCKHMGGNCHHQTGECICPPHTEGDTCDTCEAGYWGHHPTTGCKLCNCSPDGSSASQCELTDGQCLCREGFSGRSCDLCAPGHYGYPACLPCGCDPLGTQEDSCNQTLGVCNCQPSGQCVCKAAVSGQRCHECFSGFFALSSANPDGCSPCFCSGLSRECQEHAGLARAPITLAGLPALPLPLVSQSNLEGVTTGVYQQGGDIVLDSRHLNRSGLSAPLYWKLPSQFEGQQLLSYGGVLSYVVSFYAEEVRGLADQEPQVLMRGGALRKLLIYTDIPAPDSGIRTQHDIRLTEHKWRYFNSVSDKAVSHSDFMSVLGDLQYILVKASYGTRLQQSRISNITMETAREEREAGESGTGSGAARLIESCVCPPGYAGMSCQECAPGFFHQPLSELPPQARKSAFVRPCVACRCNNHSSSCDTHSGHCQECQHHTEGSSCELCSPGYYGNVSGSVDDCSPCACPRVDNSFSPTCVSEGTLGDFHCTSCLTGYEGRYCERCSLGYYGNPSLLGGACTPCSCSTWGSLHPLCEPLSGRCRCKAGFKGPTCEQCEERHVLEGSQCLPCDDGCAGALLDDLDRMLARWPAINISSAAVTSYRQLAVLDKRTRDMQLLFSERTSLEVQLYAMEEDSTQLTSDLGILIKQATSVSREWEQAGVAANDSLSLAGQMMEKIERFQDRIEALAGEAEQLNRAAQEGLETADRTRLLDQMVSAMDSMRAVNLSAAASSARLELSLSESLLESLQRHFLPGTGNRLRLLVASLTAQAQKLREVQTRLQDAAKDNDQTHLVINATNTLRARYQAAYQNVSFAHMCVEDVMEASQLLLNDVVNLMEAFANVTAQADTLGGELDQWRPLLRRKVEDLVVGLKSTDSLERVYQAESHAQLLDSHVLSLHSALSSVWNSSKNSSRLVLLDADVANGVNKARRVASDAWKSAGLAVNMTDQAQQFLSAEGGVGLSGILAVLRESRVINKTAEDIGLMVSGVIVRQRMLSKSLHDNGVLLRQPIRELQSLFNGSQQPQETRSQVALARSSLQEALQQLYSLKEQLQDSSSAVDKSNQSVAETNRLMMRTHTTADEARRKLEEAEHRVQHLSDKIKPLSVLGESLRRNLSDIRVLIEQARRQAASIKVAVQADGDCVRSYRPQSQSSNFNTLILTLKTESPNNLLFYLGGETTVEFLAAEMHNGKVSLLWDVGSGSTRLEYPGLDIANNKWTVINATRLGSRGFLSVHQLEAAPSQMVTAASPGPARILHIDNATVVHIGGLANGTRRPAALQWTTFRGCVGEASLDEKNVGLWNYIWQQGRCGGCFSSPQAEETAFHFDGSGFSLVQKSLRATSTSIVLLFKTLSPGGLLLYLASNNTRDFLSIELVEGCVRLTFDLGSGPLVLTSSRKYNTGVWYKVTLQRNRRKGYMSIMAADQSSEKEVLEAESPGTASDLNRSDHDPIYIGGLPASRPIRRQVVSRSYVGCIKNVEIARLNFDLLRDAYGVRKGCILEAVRSVSMLSAGFIQIAPRLLAQEAEFLFSFKSNNQSGILLAAFTDDHAQRRHFLCIYLLRGSLEAELGEIGADGQRVAVTAAEGGSLTDGSKHSVIVNVNRKSLSIQVDEGHVKSASLLPGGLSGVATASFFIGGLPSGDESQLPIRLQKLSKMFRGCIQHLVLGTQFIDLSSAVRYKGAALDSCLLEEKTSGAVLPEEEDVEATLKPSHLSAAVPPAQPTPLHLTCTPESDLRFLPTAAHFGSSPRSHMAFTIRPVAVRKRVSVRLSLRTRAQNGLLLLLTDDNQLNFAILRLATGRALISADLGKGVATVTSSVVVNDGKWHTITADVSRRQLSVSVDGSAADSTTLRGNQLNVHGRLYLGGLPPAHITPRINVTSLRGCLHSVTVNGVTLDLSQPASQHDITSCFTEEEAGSYFNGSGYAVLMRDGYKVGSDMSVSLEFRTSQPEGVLLGISSAKVDAIGLEMIKGQVVFNVNNGAGRVRVASGGPALCDGRWHRLLARKTKHSLSLSVDGRDNSVNNPYPQSTSAETNNPVFVGGYPDGMKQNCLSVKTGFRGCLKNVHLIKSHVSSPLDMSQAHFSLGVTPGSCPAA; encoded by the exons ATGAAATCACATTGGGATGCGGCCCAGAGCCCGCAGCAACACATTCTTGAAGCGGGGCCGGCCGGCGCGCATTccactctgactctgactcaaGTCGGCGTGACTTTCCCGATGAACCTGCTCGTGTTGATGCTGCTGATGCAGCAAACGGCTTCCCAGCAGCGAG GTCTGTTCCCGGCCATTTTGAACCTGGCCACCAATGCCAAGATCAGCAGCAACGCCACCTGTGGAGAGCCGCGAGCGGAAGTTTACTGCAAACTGGTGGAGCACGTGCCCGGGCGTTTGATCAAGAACCCTCACTGCCCCAAGTGCGATGGCAATTCCCTTCTGCTCGGAG AACGCCATCCCATCACCAACGCCATCGACGGAACCAACCGATGGTGGCAGAGTCCGAGCATCAAGAACGGGCGCCAATTCCACTGGGTCACCATCACGCTGGATTTGAAACAG GTCTTCCAAGTGGCTTACATCATCATCAAGGCAGCCAACTCTCCCCGACCGG GGAACTGGATCCTGGAGCGCTCGGTGGATGGCGTCACCTTCGAGCCGTGGCAGTTTTACGCCATCAGCGACTCGGAGTGCTTGTCTCGTTACAACGTGGCACCCAGGCTTGGAGCGCCGACCTACAAAGGCGACACGGAGGTCATCTGCACGTCCTACTACTCCAGGCTGGAGCCGTTGGAGCACGGAGAG ATCCACACATCACTGATCAACAGTCGACCCGGTGCGGATGATTTGACCTCGGAACTCTTGAACTTCACCTCGGCCCGTTTCATCCGACTTCGCTTCCAGCGAATCCGGACGCTCAACGCCGACTTGATGACTCTGAGCGTGCACGACCCTCGAGACATCGACCCCATCGTAACGCGCCGA TATTATTACTCCATCAAAGACATCTCAGTGGGGGGGATGTGCATCTGCTACGGACACGCCCGAAGCTGTCCTCTGGATCCTGTGACCAAG aaactacagtgtgtgtgcgaaCACAACACTTGCGGAGTGAGCTGCGACCACTGTTGCCCCGGATACCACCAGCAACCATGGCAACCGGGAACTATCTCTGTGGGAAACACATGTGAAA AGTGCAACTGTCACAACAAAGCAAGCGACTGCGTCTACAATCAAACGGTCGCCGATCTCGGCTTGAGCGTGGACATGGGCGGCGTTCGTCGTGGAGGCGGAGTCTGCGTTGAGTGTCGGCAGAACACGGCCGGAGTCAACTGCGAGACCTGCGCCGAGCGTTACTACAGACCCGAGCGG GTTTCTCCTTATTCCGAGTGGCCGTGCCTGGAGTGTGATTGTGACCCGCGAGGTGCGAGGTCTTCCATCTGCACCAGAGACG GCGCCAGCGCGGGCCAGTGTGCATGTAAGGAGGGGTTTGCGGGCCGGAGGTGTGACCACTGTGCCTTTGGATTCCGAGATTTTCCCCTTTGCGCTCGCTGCGAGTGCAACCCGGCGGGCAGCGTGAACGGCGACCCGTGTGACGACGATTGCGTTTGCAAA GCCAATGTGGCGGGGCTCCACTGCGACTTGTGCAAATCGGGATTCTACAACCTGCAAGCTGCCAATCCGCTGGGCTGCACCGACTGCTTTTGCTTCGGCGTGTCGGACGTCTGCGAAAGCTCCACTTGGATGGCCGCGCAG GTGGTTTCGGCGGCCGCTTGGCTCCACCCTTCCTCTTCTGTCCACACCAACCTGACTCACCAACTTCCCGCCTCCGGCGACCTCTCCTCCAGCCATGGTCAAACACAAGAGCTGCGGTGGGAGGCGCCCGACAGTTTCCTCGGCAACAAG CTGTCGTCCTACGGCGGTCTCCTGAACTATTCTGTCGCTTATGGCGGCTCACTGGACAACAACTTTGTCCCGGCCAGCACCAACGTCATCGTTCAG GGCAACGGGCGAGCGCTCCGGCTGTCGTCGCCTCGCGTCCTGGTCCTCTCGCCTTCGGCCAAGCGCTCCGTCGCCGTCCGCGTGCTCCCCAATCGATTTGTAGACCAGCAATCGGGCGACCCGGTGAGCCGTGACGACCTGCTGTCCGTCTTGGCTGAGGTGACATCGCTGAGGGTCAGAGTTCACCTCAACGCCTCTGCGGGCGGAGATGTGCG CCTCGTCTCGGCGTCCCTCGATGTAGCCGACTCTCTGTCTGTGTCTGGTGTCCGGGCGGTTGCCGTGGAAACGTGCGAATGTCCGTGGGGCTACAACGGAACTTCCTGTGAG TCGTGCCTCCCGGGCTTTTACAGGGTGGCTGGAGTTTTGTTCGGAGGGAACTGTATGCCGTGCGAATGCAATGACCACGCCTCCGACTGCGATGTCGCCGGCGTGTGTTTG GGCTGTCGCCATCATACGACGGGTCCCCACTGCGATCAGTGCCTCCCCGGTTTCTACGGCGATGCCACCGAGGGCACAGCGGATGACTGTCGGCGTTGCGCGTGTCCCCTGACGGAGGCGTCCAACAG TTTCAGTCTGACGTGCTCTCTGGACACTTCTGGTCTGGTGAAGTGTGACCAGTGTCAGGAAGGCTACACCGGGAGCACGTGTCACAA GTGTTCCGACGGTTTCTACGGGAACCCGCAGGTAGTGGGCGGGTCCTGCGTACGCTGCCAATGCAATGACAACGTGGACACCGAGGAGGCGGGCCATTGTGACGCCGTCAACGGGGAGTGCCTCCGTTGCCACAACAACACGGCCGGGCGGCACTGTGAGATCTGCGCCGACGGTTTCTATGGCGACGCCGTGCACCGAAAGAATTGCCAAG AGTGCGCCTGCCACGTCGTCGGATCTTTGTCAAGCGTCTGCGATGTCGCATCGGGCCAATGCCAATGTCGAGACAATGCGACGGGACGGGCATGCGACCGTTGCCAG CCGGGCTTCTTTGCACCGCAGGATGGCCAGGGCTGCCTGGCCTGCGGCTGTGACCCCAGGGGGTCTTTGGAGGAGTCCTGTGACGCGGATGGCCGCTGCCGATGCGTGCTCGGTGTCGACGGAGATAAGTGTGACCGCTGCAGCCGCGGTTACTTTGATTTCCGTGCCAACGGCTGCAGAG CGTGCAAGTGCAAACACATGGGCGGGAACTGCCACCACCAAACTGGGGAGTGCATCTGCCCTCCACACACAGAGGGCGACACCTGTGACACCTGCGAGGCGGGATACTGGGGTCACCATCCCACCACAGGCTGCAAG CTTTGCAACTGCAGCCCAGACGGAAGCTCCGCCTCTCAGTGCGAGCTGACCGATGGCCAGTGTCTGTGCAGAGAGGGATTTTCTGGCAGGTCATGTGACCTGTGCGCTCCCGGTCACTACGGTTACCCAGCGTGCTTGCCGTGCGGCTGCGACCCGCTCGGAACCCAAGAGGACTCGTGCAATCAGACGCTCGGCGTGTGCAACTGCCAACCCAGCGgccagtgtgtgtgcaag GCGGCGGTTTCGGGGCAACGCTGCCACGAGTGCTTTTCGGGTTTCTTCGCGCTGTCGTCAGCAAATCCGGACGGCTGCTCTCCGTGCTTCTGTTCTGGACTCAGTCGCGAATGCCAGGAGCACGCCGGCCTTGCCAGAGCTCCT ATCACGTTGGCCGGCCTCCCTGCTCTGCCGCTGCCCTTGGTCAGCCAGTCAAACCTGGAGGGTGTCACGACTGGAGTCTACCAGCAGGGCGGTGACATAGTGCTGGACAGCCGCCACTTGAACAGGAGCGGATTGAGCGCTCCTCTTTACTGGAAGCTGCCCTCCCAATTTGAAGGCCAGCAG CTGCTGTCGTACGGCGGCGTGCTGTCCTATGTCGTGAGCTTCTATGCGGAGGAGGTGAGAGGTCTGGCCGATCAGGAGCCTCAAGTGCTGATGAGGGGAGGAGCCTTGAGGAAGCTGCTCATCTACACCGACATACCCGCCCCTGACAGCGGCATCAGGACCCAGCATGACATCCGGCTGACAGAG CACAAGTGGAGGTATTTCAACTCGGTGTCCGACAAGGCGGTCAGTCACAGCGACTTCATGTCGGTGCTCGGCGACTTGCAGTACATTCTGGTCAAGGCTTCGTACGGGACGCGACTGCAACAGAGCAG GATCTCAAACATCACCATGGAAACGGCACGGGAAGAACGAGAAGCCGGCGAGTCGGGCACTGGGTCGGGCGCGGCCAGACTGATTGAGTCGTGTGTCTGTCCGCCGGGTTATGCCGGAATGTCCTGCCAG GAATGCGCGCCGGGTTTCTTCCACCAGCCGCTGTCAGAATTGCCGCCACAGGCCCGCAAGTCTGCTTTTGTGCGACCATGCGTGGCGTGTCGCTGCAACAACCATAGCAGCAGCTGCGACACACACAGCGGCCACTGCCAG GAGTGCCAGCATCACACCGAAGGGAGCAGCTGTGAGTTGTGCTCCCCAGGCTATTACGGGAACGTCAGCGGCTCCGTCGACGACTGCTCACCGTGCGCTTGCCCCCGAGTGGACAACAG TTTCAGTCCCACCTGTGTGTCCGAGGGAACGCTCGGAGACTTTCACTGCACTTCCTGTCTGACGGGATATGAGGGGCGCTACTGCGAGCG GTGCTCTCTGGGTTACTACGGCAACCCCTCATTGCTGGGGGGGGCATGCACCCCATGCAGCTGTAGCACGTGGGGGTCCCTGCATCCGCTGTGCGAGCCGCTGAGCGGCCGGTGCCGGTGCAAAGCCGGGTTCAAGGGTCCAACGTGCGAGCAATGTGAGGAGCGACACGTCTTGGAGGGAAGCCAGTGCTTGC CCTGTGACGACGGCTGCGCTGGCGCTCTCCTGGACGACTTGGACCGAATGCTCGCGCGATGGCCAGCCATAAACATCAGCAGTGCCGCCGTGACGTCCTACCGCCAGCTGGCGGTGCTCGATAAGCGGACCAGAGACATGCAG CTCTTGTTTTCAGAACGGACGTCTTTGGAGGTGCAGTTGTACGCAATGGAAGAAGACTCCACGCAGCTGACCTCTGACCTTGGCATTTTGATAAAGCAG GCCACGAGTGTGTCACGTGAGTGGGAGCAAGCAGGCGTGGCAGCCAACGACAGCTTGTCACTCGCGGGTCAAATGATGGAAAAGATTGAGCGCTTTCAAGACCGGATTGAAG CACTCGCCGGGGAGGCGGAGCAACTGAATCGGGCCGCCCAGGAGGGGCTCGAAACGGCTGATCGGACACGCCTCCTGGACCAGATGGTCTCCGCGATGGATAGCATGCGAGCTGTCAATCTGAGCGCTGCCGCCAGCTCGGCACGTCTTGAGCTCAG TTTGTCAGAGTCTCTCCTGGAGTCGCTCCAACGCCACTTCCTTCCTGGCACAGGCAACAGGCTCCGCCTCCTCGTCGCCAGCCTCACCGCTCAGGCGCAAAAGTTGCGAGAAGTGCAAACACGCCTGCAAGATGCTGCAAAAGATAACGATCAAACGCACCTCGTGATAAACGCCACAAACACTCTGCGTGCCCGCTatcag GCAGCCTACCAGAACGTCAGTTTTGCGCACATGTGCGTGGAGGATGTGATGGAAGCCAGCCAGCTGCTGCTAAATGACGTGGTCAACCTGATGGAGGCGTTCGCCAACGTCACCGCC CAGGCAGACACACTGGGAGGCGAGCTGGATCAATGGCGTCCTCTGCTGAGGCGAAAAGTGGAGGATCTCGTCGTGGGATTGAAGAGCACCGATTCGCTGGAAAGAGTCTACCAAGCGGAGAGCCACGCCCAGCTGCTTGACAGCCACGTCCTCTCTTTACACAG TGCTCTGTCGTCGGTGTGGAACTCTTCTAAAAACAGCAGCCGGTTGGTGCTGCTGGATGCCGATGTCGCAAACGGCGTCAACAAGGCTCGGCGAGTTGCTTCGGACGCTTGGAAGTCCGCCGGCCTTGCTGTCAATATG ACCGACCAAGCACAGCAATTCCTGTCAGCGGAAGGCGGGGTCGGCCTGAGCGGAATTCTTGCTGTGCTCCGCGAGAGTCGAGTGATCAACAAGACAGCCGAAG ATATCGGTCTGATGGTGTCCGGCGTGATTGTGAGACAGCGGATGCTGAGCAAAAGTTTGCACGACAACGGCGTCCTCCTccgtcagccaatcagagagcTGCAGAGTCTCTTTAACG GGTCGCAGCAGCCGCAGGAGACCCGGTCGCAGGTCGCGCTTGCCCGCTCCAGCCTGCAGGAGGCGCTACAGCAGCTCTACTCCCTCAAAGAGCAGCTGCAGGATTCTTCTTCTGCGGTGGACAAAAGCAACCAGAGCGTGGCAGAGACCAATCGGCTGAtgatgcgcacacacaccacag CCGATGAGGCGCGGCGGAAActggaggaggcggagcaTCGCGTGCAGCATTTGAGTGACAAAATAAAGCCGCTGAGCGTGCTGGGAGAAAGTCTACGCAGGAACCTGTCAGACATCCGAGTGCTCATCGAGCAGGCCAGAAGACAAGCGGCGTCT ATTAAGGTGGCGGTGCAGGCAGATGGCGACTGCGTCCGTTCCTACCGACCCCAAAGTCAATCCAGCAACTTTAACACCTTGATTCTGACCTTGAAGACCGAGAGTCCAAACAATCTGCTCTTCTATCTGGGCGGCGAGACAAcg GTGGAGTTCCTCGCCGCGGAGATGCACAATGGCAAAGTTTCTCTGCTCTGGGACGTCGGCTCTGGCAGCACCAGGCTGGAATATCCGGGACTGGACATCGCGAACAACAAATGGACCGTCATCAATGCCACACG GCTGGGCTCTCGCGGATTCCTGTCGGTGCATCAGCTGGAGGCGGCGCCATCGCAGATGGTGACGGCGGCGTCACCTGGACCGGCCCGGATTCTCCACATTGACAACGCCACGGTGGTCCACATCGGAGGGCTGGCGAACGGCACCCGG AGGCCGGCCGCGTTGCAGTGGACTACCTTTAGGGGCTGTGTGGGCGAAGCGTCGCTGGACGAGAAAAACGTCGGCCTGTGGAACTACATTTGGCAACAAGGACGATGTGGAGGCTGCTTCAGCAg CCCGCAGGCGGAAGAGACGGCTTTCCACTTTGACGGGTCCGGATTCTCCTTGGTCCAAAAGTCTCTGCGAGCCACATCCACATCCATCGTCTTATTGTTCAAAACGCTGTCGCCAGGCGGATTGCTCTTGTACCTGGCCTCCAACAACACA AGGGACTTCCTGTCCATTGAGCTGGTGGAGGGCTGCGTCcgtctgacctttgacctcggGTCTGGTCCTCTGGTCCTAACCTCCAGTAGGAAGTACAACACCGGCGTGTGGTACAAGGTCACTCTGCAAAGAAACCGGCGCAAAG gttACATGTCAATCATGGCAGCTGACCAATCATCAGAGAAAGAAGTGTTGGAGGCGGAGTCACCGGGAACTGCGTCCGATCTCAACCGTTCTGACCACGACCCCATCTACATCGGTGGACTTCCCGCTTCCCGACCAATCAG GCGACAGGTAGTCTCCAGATCCTACGTCGGCTGCATCAAAAACGTCGAGATTGCAAGGTTGAACTTTGACCTGCTGAGAGATGCCTATGGAGTCAGGAAAGGCTGCATTCTTGag GCCGTGCGGAGTGTGTCCATGTTGAGCGCGGGCTTCATCCAGATTGCTCCACGTCTGCTCGCTCAAGAGGCGGAGTTTCTCTTCTCCTTCAAATCGAACAACCAATCGGGAATCCTGTTGGCCGCCTTCACCGATGACCACGCCCAGCGACGG CACTTCCTGTGTATCTACCTGCTCCGTGGGTCTTTGGAGGCGGAGCTTGGGGAGATAGGTGCGGACGGTCAGCGAGTGGCAGTCACAGCGGCCGAAGGCGGATCCCTCACTGACGGGTCAAAACACTCCGTCATTGTTAACGTTAATAGGAA GTCTCTTTCCATCCAAGTCGATGAGGGCCACGTCAAATCGGCCTCACTGTTGCCGGGCGGGCTCTCCGGGGTCGCCACGGCCTCTTTTTTCATTGGAGGACTTCCTTCGGGGGATGAGTCGCAGTTGCCAATCAGATTACAGAAGCTATCCAAGATGTTCAGAGGCTGCATACAGCACCTGGTGCTCGGCACCCA GTTCATCGACCTGTCGTCGGCTGTCAGGTACAAGGGCGCGGCGCTCGACAGTTGCCTCCTGGAGGAGAAAACCAGCGGGGCGGTGCTTCCAGAAGAGGAGGATGTCGAAGCTACTCTGAAGCCTTCCCACCTGTCAGCCGCTGTCCCGCCTGCCCAGCCGACGCCTTTGCACCTCACG TGTACGCCCGAGTCAGACTTGCGATTCCTGCCCACGGCGGCTCACTTTGGTTCATCGCCGCGGAGTCACATGGCTTTTACCATCCGGCCAGTCGCCGTCCGCAAGCG CGTGTCCGTGCGCCTGTCGCTTCGAACTCGAGCTCAAAACGGTTTACTGCTGCTCCTGACCGACGACAACCAGCTGAACTTTGCCATCCTGCGGCTGGCAACCGGGCGGGCGTTGATATCGGCGGACCTCGGGAAGGGCGTCGCCACCGTCACCTCCTCCGTTGTGGTGAATGACGGAAAGTGGCACACG ATCACCGCCGACGTCAGTCGGCGCCAGCTCTCGGTCTCCGTGGACGGCTCGGCTGCCGACTCGACAACGCTCAGAGGGAACCAGCTGAATGTCCACGGCAGACTGTACCTGGGCGGACTACCTCCCGCGCACATCACCCCAAGAATAAAT GTGACAAGCCTCCGAGGTTGTCTTCACTCTGTGACTGTGAACGGCGTCACGCTGGATCTCTCTCAACCGGCCTCACAACATgacatcacttcctgtttcactGAGGAGGAGGCGGGAAGTTACTTCAACGGCAGCGGCTACGCCGTGCTGA TGCGGGACGGATATAAGGTGGGCTCTGACATGTCGGTGTCTCTGGAGTTTCGTACCAGCCAACCGGAAGGCGTCTTGCTTGGTATCAGCAGCGCCAAGGTTGACGCCATTGGACTGGAGATGATCAAAGGACAG GTGGTGTTTAACGTGAATAACGGGGCGGGCAGAGTACGGGTCGCCTCTGGTGGCCCTGCGCTGTGTGACGGACGCTGGCACCGCCTGCTGGCCAGGAAGACCAAACACAGCCTGAGCTTGAGTGTTGACGGGCGCGACAATTCCGTCAACAACCCCTACCCACAATCCACCTCTGCCGAGACCAATAATCCCGTGTTCGTGGGCGGGTACCCAG ACGGAATGAAACAGAATTGCCTGTCCGTCAAGACGGGCTTCAGAGGTTGTCTGAAGAACGTTCATCTCATAAAGTCGCACGTCAGCAGCCCTCTAGACATGAGCCAGGCCCACTTCTCCTTGGGGGTCACCCCAGGCTCGTGTCCGGCCGCCTAG